Proteins found in one Geomonas subterranea genomic segment:
- a CDS encoding DUF554 domain-containing protein, which produces MIMQGTAVNAAAIVIGSALGLKAGHLISSKVRGTVMAGLGLAVLLIGIQLAFKSQQPMIIIGSLIGGGIIGELLGIEARLEALGNWIGDRFKGSGRISEGFVTASLLYCVGAMAIMGALQDGLGSRPDILYAKAALDGIASVALASTLGAGVLFSALPLFLYQGAITLSASLAQQILTPVVVQEMNAVGGLLILAIGLDMLGVKRVPVGNLLPAVFLAPPLVMLFVS; this is translated from the coding sequence ATGATCATGCAAGGAACGGCGGTAAACGCGGCGGCAATCGTCATCGGCAGCGCTCTCGGATTGAAGGCGGGGCACCTCATCTCCAGCAAGGTGCGCGGCACCGTCATGGCCGGACTCGGGCTTGCCGTACTACTTATCGGCATCCAGCTCGCTTTCAAAAGCCAGCAACCGATGATCATCATCGGATCGCTCATCGGCGGGGGGATCATCGGCGAGCTCCTCGGCATCGAAGCGCGCCTGGAGGCCCTCGGCAACTGGATCGGCGACCGCTTCAAGGGAAGCGGCAGGATTTCCGAGGGGTTCGTGACGGCGAGTCTGCTCTACTGCGTCGGAGCCATGGCGATCATGGGGGCGCTCCAGGACGGGCTCGGCTCCCGCCCGGACATCCTCTACGCCAAGGCGGCCCTGGACGGCATCGCCTCCGTGGCGCTCGCCTCAACCCTCGGCGCCGGCGTTCTCTTCTCGGCGCTGCCGCTCTTTCTCTACCAGGGCGCCATCACCCTCTCCGCCTCGCTGGCACAACAGATCCTGACCCCGGTGGTGGTGCAGGAGATGAACGCGGTGGGGGGGCTTCTCATCCTCGCCATCGGGCTGGACATGCTGGGTGTCAAGAGGGTGCCGGTGGGGAACCTGCTTCCGGCCGTGTTCCTGGCGCCTCCCCTGGTTATGCTCTTCGTGTCGTAA
- a CDS encoding GGDEF domain-containing protein: MKLFRNIFPRADAKKDPDSLLRLFVSVALVSIIAITSLAGFAFYRVLQKNVIDSAEDDAIKVSSALSEDERARFTVASKDGTFAVEVSPANFAVLDRDLRKFLSPFDIVKIKIYSSDYRIVYSTEAKLIGEVNRGNYRLARALAGAFDSKLERKEEVKDLADELKFNVDVVETYIPIRARGRVIGSFEVYIDVTKYRQQTMNAAIMSVGSLCAILMVVFGFSFVLIKSGTNELKETQEVLRKQTLIDGLTGTFNKRQIELIGRREFARALRRREKGLADAEVGFIMIDIDHFKQVNDRYGHLAGDHLLQLFAERVISSLRSYDSVGRFGGEEFLVVLPGSDREQTLSVAHKIWSLIREEPFVVDGNPMRITASAGVANVLQDDDDLLQVLKRADLNLYQAKSGGRDLVV, encoded by the coding sequence GTGAAGCTATTCCGCAACATATTCCCCCGTGCGGACGCGAAAAAGGATCCGGATTCCCTGCTGCGCCTGTTCGTCTCCGTCGCCCTCGTTTCCATCATCGCGATCACCTCGCTCGCGGGCTTCGCCTTCTACCGCGTGTTGCAAAAGAACGTGATAGACAGTGCGGAGGATGATGCGATCAAGGTGAGCTCCGCCCTGTCCGAGGACGAGCGTGCGCGCTTCACCGTGGCCAGCAAAGACGGCACCTTCGCCGTGGAGGTGTCACCGGCCAACTTCGCGGTACTGGACCGGGATCTCAGGAAATTCCTCAGCCCCTTCGACATCGTCAAGATCAAGATCTACTCCTCCGATTACCGCATCGTCTACAGCACCGAGGCGAAGCTGATCGGCGAGGTCAACCGCGGCAACTACAGGCTTGCCCGGGCCCTGGCCGGCGCCTTCGATTCCAAGCTCGAGCGCAAGGAAGAGGTGAAGGACCTGGCCGACGAGCTGAAGTTCAACGTGGACGTGGTGGAGACCTACATCCCGATCCGCGCCCGCGGCAGGGTGATCGGCAGTTTCGAGGTCTACATCGACGTCACCAAGTACCGCCAGCAGACCATGAATGCGGCGATCATGTCCGTGGGGTCTCTGTGCGCCATCCTGATGGTGGTCTTCGGCTTCTCGTTCGTGCTGATAAAAAGCGGCACCAACGAACTGAAGGAGACCCAGGAGGTCCTCAGGAAGCAGACCCTTATCGACGGGCTGACCGGTACCTTCAACAAGAGGCAGATAGAGCTGATCGGGCGCAGGGAGTTCGCGCGCGCCCTGCGCCGCAGGGAGAAGGGGCTGGCCGACGCGGAAGTCGGTTTCATCATGATCGACATCGACCACTTCAAGCAGGTCAACGACCGCTACGGCCACCTGGCGGGGGATCACCTGCTGCAGCTGTTCGCCGAGAGGGTCATCTCCTCGTTGCGCAGCTACGATTCCGTGGGGCGCTTCGGTGGCGAGGAGTTCCTCGTGGTGCTGCCGGGCTCGGACCGGGAACAGACCCTCAGCGTGGCGCACAAGATCTGGTCCCTGATCCGCGAGGAGCCCTTCGTGGTGGATGGCAACCCGATGCGGATCACCGCCAGCGCGGGTGTCGCCAACGTCCTACAGGATGATGACGACCTCTTGCAGGTGTTGAAGCGCGCCGACCTGAACCTGTACCAGGCCAAGAGCGGCGGCCGGGATCTGGTGGTGTAG
- a CDS encoding GerMN domain-containing protein: MKRRANRAKGVLLIAFLVFAVVVGLLVFRKYETATKVTPPAAPAEQVDTRVVTLFFSNQDGSSLAREGREIAVEDTTDDMIASVVDELVVGPLGDLAPTLPHNARVIGAQLKGDVVQVDFSKELVESLPEGSSAEMSAVYSVVDTVVANFPQVKAVQFLVDGVPVKELKGHLDLSAPIAADFTLEKKEAPAAPEKQ; the protein is encoded by the coding sequence GTGAAGAGACGAGCTAACAGGGCCAAGGGAGTCCTGCTGATCGCGTTCCTGGTGTTCGCGGTGGTGGTCGGCCTGTTGGTCTTCAGGAAGTATGAGACGGCGACCAAGGTGACGCCTCCCGCCGCGCCGGCCGAGCAGGTCGATACCCGGGTGGTGACCCTGTTCTTCTCCAACCAGGACGGCTCGTCGCTGGCGCGGGAAGGTCGCGAGATCGCGGTCGAGGACACCACCGACGACATGATCGCCAGCGTCGTTGACGAGCTGGTGGTAGGGCCGTTGGGAGACCTGGCGCCCACCCTGCCCCACAACGCGCGGGTGATCGGAGCGCAGTTGAAGGGGGACGTGGTGCAGGTCGATTTCTCGAAGGAGCTGGTGGAGAGCCTCCCCGAGGGAAGTTCCGCCGAGATGAGCGCCGTCTACTCCGTGGTGGACACCGTGGTTGCCAACTTCCCGCAGGTGAAAGCGGTGCAGTTTTTGGTGGACGGCGTGCCGGTCAAGGAGCTGAAGGGGCACCTGGATCTTTCCGCCCCCATCGCGGCGGACTTCACGCTGGAGAAGAAAGAGGCGCCTGCGGCGCCGGAAAAACAGTAA
- a CDS encoding nitrite/sulfite reductase: MTLDKNLRLEGIYPQRQKEFFMQRVKLPAGIISADQALKVAQLAGRYARGVAHLTTRGSIELHWLTEAELPVVAAQLAQVGLYNRGACGGAVRGVICGSLGAAGAPALEALVRKIHRHFTGNPRFEKLPKKFKIGVEADTTSKRHLIQDLAFVPAVSDDGGARYDVYAAGGLGREPQPGFLLAQGVAGDALIPLIERVLVEYEANTPPPKRLKHLVRQIGQEEFRRRVLGEALEELPTAPTLTGSLVPVPAADEDRLEAYVFAGELAAEGLAALAEIAGRFCGGMLMITGNQTVEMHLVQGSDRAEALKALADAGFAAENAAGRVVFRVCPGNHECIMGLAPTRDVAAAVVAELGEGALQLSWAISGCPNCCAQPQLAQAGIVASRLVNDQAGKAPHFDLYRAGAGEFAEPVRQGLNLTELLAAVKEI, from the coding sequence ATGACCTTAGACAAGAACCTGCGCCTCGAGGGGATCTACCCCCAGCGCCAGAAGGAATTTTTCATGCAGCGCGTCAAGCTTCCCGCCGGCATCATCTCGGCCGATCAGGCGCTCAAGGTGGCGCAGCTGGCCGGGCGGTATGCCCGCGGGGTGGCCCACCTGACGACTCGCGGGAGCATCGAACTGCACTGGCTCACCGAGGCGGAACTTCCGGTGGTGGCCGCCCAGCTGGCCCAGGTCGGGCTGTACAACCGCGGCGCCTGCGGCGGCGCGGTGCGCGGCGTCATCTGCGGCAGCTTAGGCGCCGCGGGAGCTCCGGCCCTCGAGGCTCTGGTGAGAAAGATACACCGGCATTTCACGGGGAACCCCCGTTTCGAGAAGCTTCCCAAGAAGTTCAAGATAGGCGTCGAGGCGGACACGACGAGCAAAAGGCACCTGATCCAGGACCTGGCCTTCGTCCCGGCCGTTTCCGATGACGGCGGTGCGCGTTACGACGTGTACGCGGCCGGCGGGCTCGGACGGGAGCCGCAGCCCGGATTCCTGCTGGCGCAAGGGGTGGCCGGGGACGCCCTGATACCGCTGATAGAGCGGGTGCTGGTGGAATACGAAGCGAACACCCCGCCGCCCAAGCGGTTGAAGCACCTCGTGCGCCAGATCGGGCAGGAGGAATTCAGGCGCAGGGTGCTGGGAGAGGCGCTCGAGGAGCTGCCGACCGCGCCTACCCTGACCGGGAGCCTCGTGCCGGTGCCGGCTGCGGATGAGGACCGCCTGGAGGCATACGTCTTCGCGGGGGAGCTGGCCGCCGAAGGGCTGGCCGCGCTGGCGGAAATTGCCGGCAGGTTCTGTGGCGGGATGCTGATGATCACCGGTAACCAGACCGTGGAGATGCACCTGGTCCAGGGAAGCGACCGGGCCGAGGCGCTCAAGGCGCTGGCCGACGCCGGATTCGCGGCGGAAAACGCCGCCGGGCGGGTGGTGTTCCGGGTCTGCCCCGGCAACCACGAGTGCATCATGGGGCTCGCCCCGACCCGCGACGTCGCGGCGGCGGTGGTGGCCGAGCTCGGGGAAGGGGCGCTTCAGCTCAGCTGGGCCATCTCCGGCTGCCCGAACTGCTGCGCCCAGCCGCAACTCGCGCAGGCGGGGATCGTCGCCTCCCGCCTGGTGAACGACCAGGCCGGCAAGGCGCCCCATTTCGACCTCTACCGCGCCGGTGCGGGCGAGTTCGCCGAGCCGGTCCGGCAGGGGCTCAACCTGACCGAGCTGCTGGCGGCGGTGAAAGAGATCTAG
- a CDS encoding cache domain-containing protein, with product MLFTSMKTKMTLAVFLLVVVLMTVSAVGSFLFFEKTFKESISQQQAVLLDSLAAQIDDRIFDFTKELHSLSSRLTADAAAHPEQAQRLLDTEQRKHAFFDNSLFLFSASGHLVAATPRDLNFIGMDFSFREYYQETVKRGTTYISPPFSSLQKHSRPIIMFTVPIFDGNRALTAILSGSIDLREQHFLRSLAALKLGKKGFLSLYDNRRNVLMHPDKRRVLRQDPPGTNPMLDRALQGFQGTAETMTRTGIPVLRSVKRLKSTGWVLAVSYPIEEAYAPVYAARNYFIAGSFGAGLLSLCLVWPFMQYLTRPLVSFTRHLEELPAQAGLAQKLAPVTSDDEIGQMARTFNRMLTELERSADFYLTLFENFPTMIWRAGTDSKVNYFNRTWLDFTGRELADELGDGWATGVHPEDQEYCLKTYRNAFGQRAPFQMQYRLRHNDGGYRWIIDMGRPFNGLDGRFAGYVGTCYDVTDRLQAEEERRALEHQLTQSQKMEAIGTLTGGIAHDFNNILTAIIGYSTMMQVQLEEDHPLQGKVSEILRASERAANLTRSLLAYSRKQVTNPAPVGLNAILLNLEVMLRRLIPEHIDFRMELSGEELSVLADSGQIEQVVMNLAVNARDAMASGGILSVATDRIILNQEFVTAHGYGLPGSYALITVADTGIGMDQKTRDRIFEPFFTTKEPGKGTGLGLAMVYGIVKQHSGFINCYSELGHGTVFRIYLPLIDLPARSESMKIEEPVHGGEETLLLVEDDAVIRDMVRELLQDFGYRVITAVDGVDAVEKFQAAGGNVAMIIMDVIMPRMNGRDAYRAICEFSPGAKVIFMSGYTADIITDTLTMGDPRHFVSKPIKIKELLARVRELLDE from the coding sequence GTGCTATTCACCAGCATGAAAACCAAGATGACCCTGGCCGTGTTCCTTTTGGTGGTGGTCCTGATGACCGTTTCCGCCGTAGGGTCATTTCTTTTTTTCGAAAAAACGTTCAAGGAAAGCATTTCGCAGCAGCAAGCCGTGCTTTTGGACTCGCTGGCGGCCCAGATCGACGACCGGATCTTTGATTTCACCAAGGAGCTGCACAGCCTCTCCAGCCGTTTGACGGCCGATGCGGCGGCCCATCCCGAACAGGCCCAGCGCCTGCTCGATACCGAGCAGAGAAAGCACGCCTTTTTCGACAACTCCCTCTTTCTCTTTTCCGCCTCCGGCCACCTCGTTGCGGCCACCCCACGCGACCTGAACTTCATCGGCATGGACTTCTCTTTCCGGGAGTACTATCAGGAGACGGTGAAGCGCGGCACCACCTATATATCGCCCCCCTTCTCCTCGCTGCAAAAGCACAGCCGCCCCATCATCATGTTCACCGTGCCCATCTTCGACGGGAACCGCGCGCTGACCGCCATCCTCTCGGGAAGCATCGACCTGCGCGAACAGCACTTCCTGCGTTCCCTGGCCGCCCTCAAGCTCGGCAAGAAGGGGTTCCTGTCACTCTACGACAACAGGCGCAACGTCCTCATGCACCCGGACAAGCGCAGGGTGCTGCGCCAGGACCCGCCGGGGACGAACCCGATGCTGGATCGCGCCCTGCAGGGGTTCCAGGGGACCGCCGAGACGATGACCCGGACCGGTATCCCCGTGCTGCGCTCGGTGAAGCGGCTGAAGTCGACCGGGTGGGTGCTTGCGGTCAGCTATCCCATAGAAGAGGCCTATGCCCCGGTGTACGCCGCCAGGAACTACTTCATCGCGGGCTCTTTTGGGGCGGGGCTCCTTTCACTTTGTCTGGTCTGGCCCTTCATGCAGTACCTCACCAGGCCGCTGGTCTCCTTCACCAGGCACCTCGAAGAGCTTCCGGCCCAGGCGGGCCTCGCGCAAAAACTGGCGCCGGTGACCTCGGACGACGAGATCGGTCAGATGGCCCGCACCTTCAACAGGATGCTGACGGAACTCGAGCGCTCGGCGGACTTCTACCTGACCCTCTTCGAGAACTTCCCCACCATGATCTGGCGGGCCGGCACCGACAGCAAGGTGAACTATTTCAACCGGACCTGGCTCGATTTTACCGGGCGGGAACTGGCGGACGAGCTGGGGGACGGCTGGGCCACCGGGGTGCACCCCGAGGACCAGGAGTACTGCCTGAAAACCTACCGCAACGCCTTCGGCCAGCGCGCGCCCTTCCAGATGCAGTACCGGCTGCGTCACAACGACGGCGGCTACCGCTGGATCATCGACATGGGAAGGCCGTTCAACGGGCTGGACGGCAGGTTCGCCGGGTACGTGGGAACGTGTTACGACGTGACCGACCGTCTCCAGGCCGAGGAGGAGCGCAGGGCCCTGGAGCACCAGCTGACCCAGTCCCAGAAGATGGAGGCCATCGGCACCCTGACCGGCGGCATCGCCCACGACTTCAACAACATCCTGACCGCCATCATCGGTTACAGCACCATGATGCAGGTGCAGCTCGAGGAGGATCATCCCCTGCAGGGCAAGGTGAGCGAGATCCTGCGGGCGTCGGAGCGGGCCGCGAACCTGACCCGGAGCCTCCTGGCCTACAGCAGGAAACAGGTGACCAACCCTGCGCCGGTGGGGCTCAACGCCATCCTGTTGAACCTCGAGGTCATGCTGCGCCGCCTGATCCCCGAGCACATCGACTTCAGGATGGAACTCAGCGGCGAGGAGCTTTCCGTCCTGGCGGACTCAGGGCAGATTGAGCAGGTGGTCATGAACCTGGCGGTGAATGCCCGGGACGCCATGGCCAGCGGCGGCATCCTCTCCGTCGCCACGGACCGGATCATCCTGAACCAGGAGTTCGTGACGGCGCACGGCTACGGCCTGCCCGGGAGCTATGCCCTCATCACCGTGGCCGATACCGGCATCGGCATGGACCAGAAGACCCGGGACCGGATCTTCGAGCCCTTCTTCACCACCAAGGAGCCGGGGAAGGGGACGGGGCTGGGCCTTGCCATGGTGTACGGCATCGTGAAGCAGCATTCGGGCTTCATCAACTGCTACAGCGAGCTTGGGCACGGCACCGTGTTCAGGATCTACCTCCCCCTTATCGACCTCCCCGCGCGCAGCGAGAGCATGAAGATCGAGGAACCCGTGCATGGCGGGGAGGAGACCCTGCTACTGGTCGAGGACGACGCGGTGATACGCGATATGGTGCGGGAGCTTCTGCAGGACTTCGGTTACCGGGTGATCACCGCGGTGGACGGCGTGGATGCCGTGGAGAAGTTCCAGGCGGCCGGGGGGAATGTGGCGATGATCATCATGGACGTGATCATGCCGCGCATGAACGGGCGGGACGCGTACCGGGCGATCTGCGAGTTCTCCCCCGGTGCCAAGGTGATCTTCATGAGCGGCTACACCGCCGACATCATCACCGACACCCTCACCATGGGGGATCCGCGCCATTTCGTCTCCAAGCCGATCAAGATCAAAGAGCTTCTGGCCCGGGTGCGGGAACTGCTGGACGAGTGA
- a CDS encoding homocysteine S-methyltransferase family protein, producing the protein MKMPFMQAVRERVLVLDGAMGTMLQERGLEAGQSPEEMNLTAPEVVAGVHRAYLEAGADIIVTNTFGGTKAKLEHYGLGDQVARINAEAVRIAREVAGEDAYVAGSVGPTGRFVEPVGDMSFDEAHALFTEQAKALIDAGCDVISLETFLDIKEIRAALIAIRELSADIPVIAMLTFEEKGRSVLGSPPEAAAITLEAAGASMVGSNCGLGVDGIYDILCAMRKVTSLPLISQANAGLPILRDGVTVFPGTPDEMTAYHDRMIGLGVRVIGGCCGTTPAHISAIKEALSGRQAPFAPKADDGTTWVSSRGSFAAIGAKHPVALIGERINPTGKKLYSQELREGKVSYIRREALEQTELGATLLDVNVGTPGIDEPAAMERAVFCVTGAVQTPLVLDSSSPQALEAGLKSADGKVLINSVNGEEKSLAAILPLAKKYGAALVCLTLDDAGIPAEAEGRVAVAQKIAQRAGAAGIKRSDLVVDCLTLTVSAEPKGALVALEAVRHVSGLKLNTTLGVSNISFGLPCRPLISSTFFSMAMAAGLTSAIVNVKEAPMMSAWRSSMVLLGKDVNAACYIDAYRGQSVGATVQPAAGAGGAVPVAETVEPEGIRGRLAKAVINGELEAVVPLVEEALAEGLSPMQISSEALLVGLDEVGRRFGNGSFFLPQVMVSADTMKAAFARLKQELSSGGLKSLGKILMATVEGDIHDIGKNILVTLLENNGFEVIDLGKNVPAERILDAARSHQVDAVGLSALMTTTMAQMDKVVALLKAEGVKSFTMVGGAVVTQQYADEIGADLYAKDAMEAVARIKELLAK; encoded by the coding sequence ATGAAGATGCCGTTTATGCAGGCGGTTAGAGAGCGGGTGCTGGTTCTGGACGGCGCCATGGGGACCATGCTGCAGGAACGCGGGCTGGAGGCGGGACAGTCGCCCGAGGAGATGAACCTGACTGCCCCCGAGGTGGTGGCGGGGGTGCATCGCGCCTACCTCGAGGCGGGCGCCGACATCATCGTGACCAACACCTTCGGCGGCACCAAGGCGAAGCTCGAGCACTACGGTCTTGGGGACCAGGTGGCCCGGATCAACGCCGAGGCGGTCCGCATCGCCCGCGAGGTGGCCGGTGAAGACGCCTACGTGGCGGGTTCGGTCGGCCCCACCGGACGCTTCGTGGAGCCGGTGGGGGACATGAGCTTCGACGAGGCCCACGCGCTCTTCACCGAGCAGGCCAAGGCCCTGATCGACGCGGGGTGCGACGTCATCTCGCTGGAGACCTTCCTCGACATCAAGGAGATCCGCGCCGCCCTCATCGCCATCCGCGAGCTTTCCGCCGACATCCCGGTCATCGCCATGCTCACCTTCGAGGAGAAGGGGAGAAGCGTGCTCGGCTCGCCGCCGGAAGCGGCCGCCATCACCCTGGAGGCCGCCGGCGCCTCCATGGTGGGCTCCAACTGCGGCCTCGGCGTGGACGGCATCTACGACATCCTCTGCGCCATGAGGAAGGTGACCTCCCTGCCGCTCATCTCGCAGGCCAACGCGGGACTCCCGATCCTCAGGGACGGCGTCACCGTCTTCCCCGGCACCCCCGACGAGATGACCGCCTACCACGATCGCATGATCGGGCTCGGCGTGCGCGTCATCGGCGGCTGCTGCGGCACCACCCCCGCCCACATCTCCGCCATCAAGGAGGCGCTCTCGGGGCGGCAGGCCCCCTTCGCCCCCAAGGCGGATGACGGCACCACCTGGGTCTCCAGTCGCGGCTCCTTCGCGGCCATCGGCGCGAAGCACCCGGTGGCCCTGATCGGCGAGCGCATCAACCCGACCGGGAAGAAGCTCTACTCCCAGGAGCTGCGCGAAGGGAAGGTGAGCTACATCCGTCGCGAGGCGCTGGAGCAGACCGAACTGGGGGCGACCCTCCTCGACGTGAACGTGGGGACGCCGGGCATCGACGAACCCGCCGCCATGGAGCGCGCCGTCTTCTGCGTCACCGGCGCGGTACAGACGCCGCTGGTGCTCGATTCCTCCTCCCCCCAGGCGCTGGAGGCGGGGCTTAAATCCGCCGACGGCAAGGTGCTGATCAACTCCGTGAACGGCGAGGAGAAAAGCCTCGCCGCCATCCTCCCGCTGGCGAAGAAATACGGCGCCGCCCTGGTCTGCCTCACCCTGGACGATGCCGGCATTCCGGCCGAGGCCGAGGGGAGGGTGGCGGTCGCGCAAAAGATCGCCCAGCGCGCCGGGGCCGCCGGCATCAAGAGGAGCGACCTCGTGGTCGACTGCCTCACCCTCACCGTGAGCGCCGAGCCCAAGGGGGCACTGGTCGCCCTGGAGGCGGTACGCCATGTGAGCGGCCTGAAGCTCAACACCACGCTCGGTGTCTCCAACATATCCTTCGGCCTCCCGTGCCGCCCACTCATCTCGTCCACCTTCTTTTCGATGGCCATGGCCGCCGGGCTCACCTCCGCCATCGTGAACGTGAAGGAGGCCCCCATGATGTCCGCCTGGAGAAGCTCCATGGTGCTTCTGGGCAAGGACGTCAACGCGGCCTGCTACATCGACGCCTACCGCGGCCAGTCGGTGGGCGCCACGGTGCAGCCCGCGGCCGGAGCCGGCGGTGCGGTGCCCGTCGCGGAAACGGTCGAGCCGGAGGGGATCCGGGGGCGGCTCGCCAAGGCGGTCATAAACGGCGAGCTGGAGGCCGTGGTTCCGCTGGTCGAGGAGGCCCTCGCCGAGGGACTCTCCCCCATGCAGATCAGCTCCGAGGCGCTCCTGGTAGGCCTCGACGAGGTGGGGAGACGCTTCGGCAACGGCTCCTTCTTCCTGCCGCAGGTGATGGTTTCCGCCGACACCATGAAGGCGGCCTTCGCGCGGTTGAAGCAGGAACTCTCCAGCGGCGGCTTGAAGAGCCTGGGCAAGATCCTCATGGCCACCGTCGAGGGGGACATCCACGACATCGGCAAGAACATCCTGGTGACGCTCTTGGAGAACAACGGCTTCGAGGTGATCGACCTGGGCAAAAACGTCCCGGCCGAGAGGATCCTGGACGCCGCGCGCAGCCACCAGGTGGACGCGGTGGGGCTCTCCGCGCTCATGACGACGACCATGGCCCAGATGGACAAGGTGGTCGCTCTTTTGAAGGCCGAAGGGGTGAAGAGCTTCACCATGGTGGGGGGCGCCGTGGTCACCCAGCAGTACGCCGATGAGATCGGCGCCGACCTCTACGCCAAGGACGCCATGGAGGCGGTGGCCCGCATCAAGGAACTGCTGGCAAAATAA
- a CDS encoding cytochrome b5 domain-containing protein: MVVMGITGTLLTHFRVTSLDMLLHTRFGVLLLVKIFLYLVMVLSATYVVLFIGPKLKAKRREPVALPAGKELTLDELSSFDGKEGRPAYFACEGKLYDATGSRLWKQGVHMGRHHAGEDLSEALKLAPHGAEKVLLMPEVGALADVTQRKAPLHERVFFFMAYMNLTIVFLIVLILSLWRWA, translated from the coding sequence ATGGTGGTTATGGGGATAACCGGGACCCTCCTGACCCACTTCCGGGTCACTTCACTGGACATGCTGCTGCATACCCGCTTCGGGGTGCTGCTTCTCGTCAAGATCTTCCTCTACCTGGTGATGGTCCTCTCGGCGACCTACGTGGTGCTCTTCATCGGGCCCAAGCTGAAGGCCAAGCGGAGGGAGCCGGTGGCGCTCCCCGCCGGCAAGGAACTGACCCTCGACGAGCTTTCCTCCTTCGACGGGAAAGAGGGGCGCCCGGCGTACTTCGCCTGTGAAGGGAAGCTCTACGATGCGACCGGCAGCCGTCTCTGGAAGCAGGGGGTACACATGGGGCGCCACCACGCAGGCGAGGACCTGAGCGAGGCGCTCAAGCTGGCGCCGCACGGCGCCGAAAAGGTGCTGCTGATGCCCGAGGTGGGCGCCCTGGCGGACGTGACCCAGCGTAAGGCCCCGTTGCATGAACGGGTCTTCTTCTTCATGGCGTACATGAATCTGACCATCGTATTTTTGATCGTGCTGATCCTCTCGCTCTGGCGCTGGGCCTGA
- the murI gene encoding glutamate racemase, translating to MAWKAIGIFDSGVGGLTVLKEVVQTLPQEDTIYLGDTARVPYGTKSPETVIRYSRQIARYLLNRDIKLLVVACNTASAVALAALQQEFDIPIVGVIEPGARAAAAATRTGKVGVIGTAATVASSAYTKAIKRINPDIEVVNRACPLFVPLAEEGWVDNEVTRMTARIYLEDLKAQGVDTLVLGCTHYPILKEVIAQVMGPEVTLVDSAAETARTVARILTTEGLLRPANERGNHHYYVTDIPAGFIRVGNRFLGGELGDVYQVSLEQELQEGENGEETS from the coding sequence TTGGCCTGGAAAGCAATCGGGATATTCGACTCCGGGGTGGGGGGCTTGACCGTCCTCAAGGAAGTGGTGCAGACCCTTCCCCAGGAGGACACCATCTATCTCGGGGACACCGCCCGTGTTCCCTATGGAACCAAGTCGCCGGAGACGGTAATTCGCTACTCGCGTCAGATCGCCCGCTATCTCTTGAACCGCGACATCAAGCTCCTGGTGGTCGCCTGCAACACGGCGTCCGCCGTGGCGCTCGCGGCGCTGCAGCAGGAGTTCGACATCCCCATCGTCGGGGTGATCGAGCCCGGCGCCCGTGCCGCGGCTGCGGCCACGAGGACCGGCAAGGTCGGCGTCATCGGCACCGCCGCCACCGTGGCTTCTTCCGCCTACACCAAGGCGATCAAGAGGATCAACCCCGACATCGAGGTGGTGAACCGCGCCTGCCCCCTGTTCGTCCCCCTGGCGGAGGAGGGATGGGTGGACAACGAGGTGACCAGGATGACGGCACGCATCTACCTGGAGGACCTCAAGGCGCAGGGGGTGGATACCCTGGTGCTCGGCTGCACCCATTACCCGATCCTCAAGGAGGTCATCGCGCAGGTGATGGGACCGGAGGTGACCCTGGTTGACTCCGCCGCGGAAACCGCCCGCACCGTCGCCCGGATCCTCACTACGGAGGGGCTCTTGCGCCCGGCCAACGAACGCGGCAATCACCACTACTATGTCACCGACATCCCTGCGGGGTTCATCAGGGTCGGCAACCGTTTCCTCGGCGGAGAGCTGGGGGATGTCTACCAGGTGAGCCTGGAGCAGGAACTGCAGGAAGGAGAGAACGGTGAAGAGACGAGCTAA